One segment of Fuscovulum ytuae DNA contains the following:
- a CDS encoding glycosyltransferase family 61 protein, which produces MADTSPLPPFDPDRPLDLDILPDVTQVPWGMTDPPGARRAAALFDGAGAPIPAAECWRWWGEPITTLPDHDPAATAEHLPGRWLFGGIFYGHFGHLLCESTARLWALDHVQGVDGILFHPKLRFGHENRMIRDHLALFHAMGLKRLRIRAPQSPVIVDEMVIPEQGFGIGDMAAGRPEYRAFMRDRLSRAAPPEGPEKLYISRSRLPSKRGSVLLESVIEAQMEQAGYTVFHPQEHPLTVQLARYRAARAVVALDGSALHLAAMVLPEGAQVAILNRGPSQNIDDYIRQFRHFAATDPTRIDAIRDFWFPTGRRVVKRETHALLDFPHVGQALSQAGFLPAGTRWQTPSEDQIARAVADIEARQGQAMTRYPVIATHA; this is translated from the coding sequence ATGGCTGACACATCCCCCCTCCCCCCCTTCGATCCCGACCGCCCGCTTGATCTGGACATACTCCCGGACGTGACCCAAGTGCCTTGGGGCATGACCGATCCGCCCGGCGCGCGCCGCGCCGCCGCCCTCTTTGATGGTGCAGGCGCACCGATCCCTGCCGCCGAATGCTGGCGCTGGTGGGGCGAACCGATCACCACCCTGCCCGACCACGATCCTGCCGCCACAGCCGAACATCTGCCGGGCCGCTGGCTCTTTGGCGGGATATTCTACGGCCATTTCGGTCATCTCTTGTGCGAATCCACCGCGCGCCTTTGGGCGCTTGACCATGTTCAGGGCGTGGACGGCATCCTCTTTCACCCCAAACTCCGCTTCGGCCACGAAAACCGCATGATCCGCGATCATCTCGCGCTATTTCATGCCATGGGCCTGAAAAGGCTCAGGATACGCGCGCCGCAATCCCCTGTGATCGTGGATGAAATGGTCATCCCCGAGCAGGGGTTCGGCATTGGCGACATGGCGGCAGGTCGCCCGGAATACCGTGCCTTCATGCGCGACAGGCTTTCCCGCGCCGCCCCGCCTGAGGGGCCGGAAAAGCTTTACATCTCCCGCTCTCGCCTGCCTTCGAAACGCGGCTCGGTCCTTCTGGAAAGCGTGATCGAGGCGCAGATGGAACAGGCGGGCTATACCGTCTTTCATCCGCAGGAACATCCGCTGACGGTGCAGCTCGCCCGCTACCGTGCGGCGCGCGCCGTCGTGGCCTTGGATGGATCGGCCCTGCACCTTGCGGCCATGGTGTTGCCGGAAGGGGCACAGGTTGCCATCCTGAACCGTGGCCCGTCACAGAACATCGACGACTACATCCGCCAGTTCCGCCATTTTGCCGCCACCGACCCCACGCGGATCGACGCTATTCGCGACTTCTGGTTTCCGACCGGGCGCCGCGTGGTCAAACGCGAAACCCATGCGCTTCTCGACTTTCCGCATGTCGGGCAAGCCCTGTCGCAGGCGGGTTTTCTGCCCGCTGGCACGCGTTGGCAGACCCCCAGCGAAGACCAAATCGCCCGAGCCGTGGCCGACATCGAAGCCCGCCAAGGTCAAGCCATGACACGCTATCCGGTGATTGCCACCCATGCCTGA
- a CDS encoding sulfatase-like hydrolase/transferase, producing the protein MGFDRTTIQNGNLCLIWIDDMIDIFTWRTAFGVTIQTPNIDRLMREGTRFANAYATIPLCAPCRAEISTGLSPFRTGLVDLNRFWRDVLPPTASWVYDLRRAGFRTFTTGKTDANYRPMPEDYRRILFHEDVEAADRGRRRDVHPYLDKGPGIAGVNYPNDDGSMDHTFYDHAVAQNAIDYIGRADPNRRHLIQLGFKHPHYNLTCPDRFYQLYDPDAICWPDSAHPDDFNGPQPGMAVYELAYIVNGQWTPEKAGDHAWRQVVRAYFAACSHVDHEIGRFMDTLRASPLGTKTTVVLLSDNGFNLGTHDSFHKMSQWDSAAHVPLGIWHAAMPGGVEVALPVSLHNLPKTLLDIAGLSPPEEWVSGQSLLPLIDPSFGMYDRSKSPLTAVFGTLSVRPSVAGLDHLRYFRYPNGEEHVYNVVADPGETTNLIDGPDTPALRQELVKAAADLGLDLRGMEHPGAGLHAMMAMDGTVVLDGGAADNNYWAYGSAADQIVERPDGGHDTLWYLAGPDGHVLRVPANIDCVRIGTVTARNEADGKIGKVLRIVAHPESAIEFEASERVSVHVRGSDQGDVMLGPVYAGAIFEGGAGDDRLVAQSMRRNDRHAFFGGAGNDTLIGGNGRDTLDGGPGDDVITAGDGFAKLYGGPGNDTLRAGDRSVEIHTGPGRNEVISGPGRDRIFVGPGENRISGAGGGVTYTVAWGGVTDITGFSSEDQLILAGWPEDPVLAREGNGVSIIAGLSTVILHGQHDPDQILRQISRIDRFDHATAPRPDSFTPPEDEDGDG; encoded by the coding sequence ATGGGCTTTGACCGCACGACGATCCAGAACGGCAATCTCTGCCTGATCTGGATCGACGACATGATCGACATCTTCACTTGGCGCACGGCCTTTGGCGTGACGATCCAGACACCCAATATCGACCGGCTGATGCGCGAAGGCACCCGCTTTGCCAATGCCTATGCCACTATCCCGCTCTGCGCCCCCTGCCGGGCAGAAATCTCCACCGGCCTATCCCCCTTCCGTACCGGTCTGGTAGACCTCAACCGCTTCTGGCGCGATGTGCTGCCGCCCACCGCCTCATGGGTCTATGACCTGCGCCGCGCGGGCTTTCGCACCTTCACCACCGGCAAGACCGACGCGAATTACAGGCCGATGCCGGAAGACTATCGCCGCATCCTATTCCACGAGGATGTTGAGGCCGCCGATCGTGGCCGTCGCCGGGATGTCCATCCCTATCTCGACAAGGGGCCGGGGATCGCAGGCGTGAACTATCCCAATGACGACGGGTCAATGGATCACACGTTCTATGACCACGCCGTTGCCCAGAACGCCATCGACTATATCGGTCGCGCCGATCCCAACCGCCGCCACCTGATCCAGCTGGGCTTCAAGCACCCGCATTACAACCTGACCTGCCCCGACCGCTTCTATCAACTCTATGACCCCGACGCGATCTGTTGGCCCGACAGCGCCCATCCCGATGATTTTAACGGGCCGCAACCCGGCATGGCGGTCTATGAACTGGCCTATATCGTCAACGGGCAATGGACGCCCGAAAAGGCGGGCGATCACGCATGGCGGCAGGTGGTGCGCGCCTATTTCGCCGCCTGCTCTCATGTCGATCATGAAATCGGTCGCTTCATGGACACACTGCGCGCCTCGCCGCTTGGGACCAAGACCACCGTTGTTCTGCTCTCCGACAATGGCTTCAACCTCGGCACCCATGACAGCTTTCATAAGATGAGTCAGTGGGACAGCGCCGCCCATGTTCCCTTGGGGATCTGGCACGCCGCCATGCCCGGCGGGGTTGAGGTCGCGCTGCCCGTTTCGCTGCATAACCTGCCCAAGACGCTGCTCGATATCGCGGGCCTTTCCCCGCCCGAGGAATGGGTGTCGGGGCAAAGCCTGCTTCCGCTGATCGACCCCTCTTTCGGCATGTATGACCGCAGCAAATCCCCGCTGACAGCCGTCTTCGGCACGCTCTCGGTCCGCCCTTCGGTCGCGGGTCTCGATCACCTGCGCTATTTCCGTTACCCAAATGGCGAAGAACATGTCTACAACGTGGTCGCCGATCCGGGCGAAACGACGAACCTGATCGACGGCCCCGATACACCCGCCCTCAGGCAAGAATTGGTCAAGGCAGCCGCCGATCTGGGCCTTGATCTTCGCGGCATGGAACATCCCGGTGCGGGCCTGCATGCCATGATGGCCATGGATGGCACCGTGGTGCTGGACGGGGGCGCAGCTGACAATAATTACTGGGCCTATGGCAGCGCCGCCGACCAGATCGTCGAACGCCCTGATGGCGGGCATGACACGCTTTGGTATCTGGCCGGACCCGACGGCCATGTTCTGCGCGTGCCCGCAAATATCGACTGCGTCCGCATTGGCACCGTCACGGCAAGAAACGAGGCGGATGGCAAAATCGGCAAGGTCCTCCGAATCGTCGCCCATCCCGAAAGCGCCATCGAATTTGAGGCGTCCGAACGCGTCTCCGTCCATGTGCGCGGCTCAGATCAAGGCGATGTGATGCTGGGCCCCGTCTATGCGGGCGCGATCTTTGAAGGCGGCGCGGGTGATGACCGCCTTGTCGCCCAATCCATGCGCCGCAATGACCGCCATGCCTTCTTTGGCGGAGCGGGGAATGACACGCTGATCGGCGGCAACGGGCGTGACACGCTTGACGGCGGCCCCGGCGATGATGTCATCACGGCAGGCGACGGCTTTGCAAAACTCTATGGCGGCCCCGGAAATGATACGCTTCGCGCAGGCGACCGCAGCGTGGAAATTCACACTGGCCCCGGACGGAACGAGGTTATCTCAGGCCCCGGCCGTGACCGCATCTTCGTAGGCCCCGGGGAAAACCGGATCAGCGGCGCAGGTGGTGGCGTCACCTACACGGTCGCATGGGGCGGCGTGACCGACATCACGGGCTTTTCCAGCGAAGACCAGCTTATCCTTGCAGGCTGGCCCGAAGACCCCGTACTCGCCCGCGAAGGCAATGGCGTCAGCATCATCGCAGGCCTGTCCACCGTGATCTTGCACGGCCAGCACGACCCGGACCAGATCTTGCGGCAAATCTCGCGCATCGACCGCTTTGATCACGCCACCGCCCCGCGCCCCGACAGCTTCACCCCCCCGGAAGACGAGGATGGCGATGGCTGA
- a CDS encoding glycosyl transferase family 90: MSVNAFVEESVALQMGGYAGPMAQGEAALSRALQRCSGMGIAFRPALGEAFALDADGVGLRRVERKALPVKTARALADLLAYAPDFDFIIDMQDRRAARMAPDEAPTPPVFAFNRLQGDSRRILMPLAIYHDFGTGQFADVVRPDAVAWEDKVPRVVWRGITGGRAAMDAAGLVEGMRMKMAMRRLREGRMTETELREVLVACPRWGLLDRMQGDPRFDMGFVDGDGYVIAQTPLHAHLERPRVPQVEMQRYRYIAVLRGLDVGSSFYWVMNSGSLGLVMETPFETFASAHFRPGEAYLPFRLDGSDLGERLDWAEAHQNEVRAMVAQAGETAALLLRADLRAEVLRRIVAQVAALPRLEG; the protein is encoded by the coding sequence ATGTCAGTGAATGCTTTTGTCGAAGAATCGGTTGCCTTGCAGATGGGGGGCTATGCTGGACCCATGGCGCAGGGCGAGGCGGCGCTGTCGCGTGCTTTGCAGCGTTGCAGCGGCATGGGGATCGCCTTTCGGCCTGCCTTGGGGGAAGCCTTTGCGCTGGATGCAGACGGGGTAGGGCTGCGTCGGGTGGAAAGGAAGGCGCTTCCGGTCAAGACGGCGCGCGCCTTGGCCGATCTGTTGGCCTATGCGCCGGATTTTGACTTCATCATCGACATGCAGGACCGCCGCGCCGCGCGCATGGCACCGGATGAGGCGCCAACACCCCCGGTCTTTGCCTTTAACCGTTTGCAAGGGGATTCGCGGCGCATACTGATGCCGTTGGCCATCTATCATGATTTCGGGACGGGCCAGTTTGCAGATGTGGTGCGACCTGACGCGGTGGCGTGGGAAGATAAGGTGCCGCGGGTTGTTTGGCGTGGGATCACGGGCGGGCGTGCTGCGATGGATGCAGCGGGGCTTGTCGAAGGGATGCGCATGAAGATGGCGATGCGCCGCCTGCGCGAAGGCCGGATGACCGAAACGGAACTGCGCGAGGTGCTGGTGGCCTGCCCGCGCTGGGGTCTTTTGGATCGGATGCAGGGCGATCCGCGCTTTGACATGGGCTTTGTCGATGGGGATGGTTACGTCATCGCGCAGACGCCGCTGCATGCGCATCTGGAGCGACCCCGCGTGCCGCAAGTCGAGATGCAGCGCTATCGTTACATCGCGGTGTTGCGGGGGCTTGATGTGGGGTCATCCTTCTATTGGGTGATGAATTCCGGCAGTCTTGGCCTTGTGATGGAGACGCCGTTTGAAACCTTTGCCTCGGCCCATTTCCGGCCGGGGGAGGCCTATCTTCCGTTCCGATTGGATGGATCGGACCTTGGGGAGCGGCTGGACTGGGCCGAGGCGCATCAGAACGAGGTGCGCGCCATGGTGGCGCAGGCCGGGGAAACGGCGGCACTTCTGCTGCGGGCCGATCTGCGGGCCGAGGTTTTGCGCCGGATCGTGGCGCAGGTGGCGGCCTTGCCGCGCTTGGAAGGCTAG